GTGACGGTATCGAGGAGACACGCGCCCGGTTTGAGCCCCTGACTCAATTCCTCCAGGCAGCATCCGGCATTTCTTTCCAGGCGGTCTACCTGAACACCTTCGAGGTGCCTGAGGCCTTCGAGCGCGGTGAACTGGACATAGTACACTCAAACTCCCTCCTCTACGTGATCATGCACGAGAAGGGGCTCGAACCCCTTGCTGGAGAGAAGAGGGGCAGCCTGGGGTACCAGAGTGCCGGGGGGATAGTGGTCAGGGCCGACAGCTCCATCAAGACACTGGCGGACCTGGCTGGCAAACGAATGGTGTTTGGTCCCCAGTTGGCTCCAACAGGCTTTCTTTCCCAGTACGAACTTCTCATCGACGCAGGTGTCGATCCGGAGCTGGATCTCGAATACTATGCCATTCCATGGGGCGCCTACAAGCACGAGAAGGTGGTATATGGTGTCTGGCTTGGCGTTTACGATGCAGCTGCAGTGCCGCTCCTGGACCTGGAGTTTATGATCAGGGATCGGCGGATAGGTCCGGAGGACCTGAGGGTTATCGCCAGGGGCGATCCGATCCCTTACTGCGTTTTCGGTGTGAGTCCTGAAGTTCCGTCCGAGAGGGTCGACAAGATCCGTTCCCTTCTCTTTAACCTGCTGCCGGAGGATACGGCCAGTTTGGGTGAAGAGGTTCTTTCTGTGCTCGGCCGGGCTCAGGTAGACGGGTTTGTCCCCATCGCTGATTCAGATTTTGACAGGGTCAGGGAAATGGCAAGAAAGGCGAATATGCCGCCGTATCAGGAGTTCTGATCTGACGGTCTTCAGATCAGAACAGTGAACGGTTTAATTTATTGTATCCCAGCCACTAGCCACAAACTATTTGGATGTTGATATGAGCCAAAAAATCCTAAGCAGACTTACCGAAGCCCTGGCGGTGTTATGTATCGCGGCGGCGGTGATCACCCTGGTCTATTCGGCAAGGGTGCCTGCTGTTGAGGGCTCCCTGTCGGATATGAGGGTTCAGACCGTTTCGGACCAGGATATGGTCAGGTTCCATACCCTCCTGGGTGAAGCTCGTCGGCTTACTGACACCAACGGCGACCCGGAACCTCTCATGCAGGAACTTAAGGGGAGTTTTCCCGGACGTCATGAGGTCTGGGCTCTTGCAGCCCGTCATTGGGAGGCGGAAGGTCAGGACAGTGAGGCCCTCCTTGCCTATGCGCGGGCTGTCAGGCTTCAACCGGATTACCTGGATGAAGGATCCGAACTGTTTCTCGGAAGGAGGATCCAGGCGTTGAGCGTGAAAGTCATGGGTGAGCTGGATGCAGCCCGCAGCAGTCAGGATCTTGACAGTGCCGAAAAAAACTTGTTGAAGACGGCATATTTCCTCAAACGAAGGCTTGCCGGAGGCTGCGAGTGAGGAAACTGTCTTTTGATACAGTCCTGATCATCGGCAGCGGTTTGTCCCTGGGGGCTCTGGGTGCCGCTCTGGCGTTGTGGGGAAACCCGGCCAACTCCGGCATTTGTGTTTCCTGTTTTATGGAGAACCTTTCCGGGAGCCTGGGTTTGCATCACAACCTCCGCATGGCCTACCTCAGACCTGAACTTGCTGGTTTCGTTGCCGGGGCCTTTCTCACGGCACTTTTGGGCAGGGAGATGCGCCCCAGGTCGGGAGCCTATCCTGTCCTGGCTTTTGTGTTGGGATTTTTCCTCATCGTTGGTTCGTCGGTCTTCATGGGTTGTCCCATCAAGATGATGCTGCGCCTGGGAGCGGGGGATATGACAGCGGTGGGAGGTTTACTCGGTCTGGCTGGAGGGGTCTGGGTGGGAATACGGTATTACCGGGCGGGCCTGGACCTGGGGGTTCCCAGACAAGGGGCAGGTGCCTACCAGGGCATCCTGGTCCCACTGCTTTTTCTCCTGTTCCTGGGGCTTGCTGCTGGAGGTTTTCTCCTTTCCGGCACCACCGGCCCGGCGGCTCAGAGAGCTCCCTTCGTCATCGCCCTGGGTGCTGGTGTTTTGATTGGCGCTCTGGCCCAGCGGTCAAGATTCTGCGTGACAGGGAGCTTTTCAAACCTTTTCCTTGCAAGAGATATGAGCCTCATGGGAGGGCTGATAGTCCTGTTTTTGGCGGCCCTGGCGGTCAACGTTTCAGTCGGTCTTTTTAGATTCGGTGTCCTGGATCAGCCTGGGTCCAACCCGGACCACATGTGGAATTTTTTGAGCATGGGGCTGGTTGGATTCGCATCGGTCCTGGCCGGTGGATGTCCCTTCAGGCAGTTGGTCCTTTCCGGGGAGGGTTCCGCAGATGCGTCTCTGGCTGTTCTGGGAATGATCGTCGGGGGAGGACTTGTCCATCAGTGGGGTATCGTCAGCACCTCGGCCGGTCCCACCCCTTTCGGCAAGGCGGCTGTGCTGCTGGGGCTGGCGTTTTGTTTCGGGATCGTGAGGTTTTATAGGAAAGCATAGTACTCAGGAGCCAGGAGCCAGGAGAGAGCATCCGCCTGGGCGAGGGGGCGACTTGCCGAAAGGGCGTAAGAGCGGGGTTCTCTTCGTCATTCCGGAAATCACCTGCCTCATTGAGTGATTGTCCGGAATCCAGTGGCTCTGTTATGACCCGTCTTCGTTTTTTAAGCGACGTTGCTGCGAGCAATTGCGATTGGACTTCGGGAACCTCGACCAAAGCATTCAAAGGCAGGCCGGGCCGGAGTGACGAGCGACAGGGCAAGGAAAAAGACAGGGCGAAGGGCGGAAATACAGAATGCAGAACGCAGGAAGCAGGAAGCAGGCGAAACGGGGAATGGGGTGAAACGGTGAAACGGAGAAAGAACCAGAGGGGGCGAGTGGGAGAGTGGGCGTAAGGGGGAAAGGCTGTATCGAAGTAGCGAGGTATCGAGGTGTCCAGGTATATAGGTACTTAGTTACTTAGACACTTAGAGACGGTGACGCAGGAACCTGAAGCGAGCATTTGAGATTTGAAATCTGAGATTATTATTTTTCAGGAGGATTTCTGATGAAAAAGTTACATCGCAACCCCGACGTCAACTGGAGAGTGGAGTCCCACAGGGAGGCCCACGTACGGGAGGTCCTGGAGGATCCTCTGCGGGAGGGTGAGGATGCTGAGGCTCTGGAGGTGGGAACAGTGACCATCCTGGCTGGCGGGGTAATGCATCAGCTCAACCTTCTCGGGGGGGAGATCTGGAAACTGTGTGACGGAACTTTGGACCGGGATGGACTGGTGGCGCATCTTCTGGAATTATTTGAAGTGGATGAGAGCACCTTGAAAGAGGATGCCGAAACCTTTGTGGATGAGATGATCCAAAAGGGCCTCATTGATGAAAAATAGCGAACTCCTTTCAGCGCCCCTCACCGTCAACTGGTCCCTTTCCTACCAGTGCAACTTCACTTGTTCCCACTGTTACAGCCGGGAACTGGAAACGGTGCTGTTAACACCTGCCGACATCAGGAATGTGGTGGACCTGCTGTCGGAAAAGGGCGTTGTCTTCATCAACTTCGGCGGTGGTGAACCTCTTCTCCTCGATGACCTTTACGATATCACCGCTTATGCGGTCTCACAGGGGCTTAAGGTCACCATGAACACCAACGGATGGCTTCTGGACCCAACCACTGCCGCACGGATCGCCCATGCGGGTTTTCACAGCGTTGGGATCAGTATCGACAGCCCGGACCCAAAGTCCCACGACCGTTTCAGGAATAAGGAAGGGAGTTATGACCGGGCGATCAGGGGGCTGGATAATCTTGAAAAGGCCGGTGTCAGAAGTACCGTATCGTGCGTGATCAACCAGGAGAACCTGCACAACTGGCAGGGCATGATCGATCTTTGCCGAGATCACGGGGTCCGTACCCTGTACCTCCACAACTACAAGTGTTCCGGTATGGGGCAGGTGAACATGGGAGACCTGGACCTTAGGCCCGACCAGTGGAGTGCTTTTTATACCGAAGCGCTTAATGTCCGGGAGGGGCTTTCCGATCTCATTATTTCCTTCGACGATCCCATCATGGCCTCTCTGCCCGGCTATAGCCATGACACTGCTGTAAAGGGCAGCACCTGCGGCAAACTCAGCCTTCACATTGAGCCGGACGGGGGGATCACGCCCTGCGGCTTCATCCCGGTTACCATCGGCAATATCCTGAAGGACGACTTTGACAGAATATGGTTCGATTCCCCTGTTCTTGACCGGATGAGATCCAAAACAGCCACCGGCAAGTGTTCGGGGTGCGACAGTTACGAAGATTGCCTGGGGGGCTGCTCGGCTCGCGCCTTTGCCCTCACCGGAAGCTTCGACAGCCCCGATCCGCATTGTTGGGTGGAGGAAGAGTAATGATCATGGTCCGTGTATGCGTGAAGCGTGCATGCGTGGGTGCGAACAACCACTCACATACGCTCTACGCACGTACGCACCTACGAGGTGGCTTTTGATGCATTTCGATTTACCCTGGCGTATCCACTGGCAGCTCGGTGATCCGGTCAGCAAAGATCTGTTGGAGTCCATCCGTGGATGCTGTCCCCTTGCGGTTACCCTCGAGGTCGAGCGGATCGGCCAGCTGTCTGCTCTGGATCTGCCGTGGGAAGGGACCTCCCTGGTCATCGTGTACCGGGGATGGAGGAGTCCTCGCCGGGATGTCATTGCCGGGATCGCCCAGCGGTGGGAGTTCCCTATCGAAGGGCCCGGTGATGCCAAATACCTCGCGGACGCCTCATTTTTGGGTTTGCCGCCGGATGAGGCAGCTTTTCGCTGGTTTCCCCGAAGGGGAAAGATGCAGGATCTGATTTCCATCCTTGAAATTGTGGAAACTGCCGGGTGCGGGCTCACCTTGCCAAACCGACCGGCCGGTGTTATCACCAGCGAAGGTTCCCGGGCATTTCCCGATATCGGGGAGCTTTCCGGGGAAGTCCTGTCTGAGCTGATGGCTTTTTCAAAAGTGCTGCGGACAGGCCAGGTCAGGGTTCACGATTTCATACTCACCGAAGCTCTCGGTCTTGAGGGCGTCGAACCACAGGGCTGTGAGGCAGCAAACTCCATGGCCTTCATCGACCGTGAGGGCAGGGTTTACCCCTGCGAAACGCTGATGGTCCCTATGGGGGATCTTAACCGGGAAAAGCTGGATGCCGTGTGGGCCTCGCCATTAAGGGACCGTATCCGCAGGGATGTCGATTCCATACCCGGTTTTTGTTCGGCCTGCCCTGATCTTGTTCGCTGCAAGGGAGGCTGCAGAGGGGCTGTCTATCACCTTATGGGGCACTATGGGGCCCCCGATCCTCTTTGCCCCACGGATGGGTTAGAGGATATGGAAGAGCATTATGAGTGAACCGGTCATCTACCTTAACAACGCTGCTACGAGCTGGCCGAAACCGGAACGTGTCATACAAAAACTGGTTTGGGCAGCCACCGAACTCCTCGCTACACCGGGCAGGGGAAGCGCTGGTGTCCGGAGCGAGCGGGTCATTTTCGAGGCCAGGGAAGCTGTGGCGGACTTTGTGGGTGCCGGTGACAGTTCGAGGATCATCTTCACCTGCAACGCCACTGCTGCCCTTAACCTTGCTATTTCAGGTTTTCTCGCCCCCGGGGATCATGTGGTTACCACATCAATGGACCACAACTCGGTGTCCCGTCCCCTTGCCCGCATGGAGGATGATCGGGGTATTTCAGTGACCCGGGTGGAGGGGGATAGGGAAGGGGTTGTGACATCAGCCTCTGTGCTGGATGCCCTAAGGCCCGAAACGGCACTGGTGATCCTCACCCACGCCTCCAACGTCACCGGCACGATCCAGCCGGTGCAGGAAGTAAGTGCTGGCCTCCGATCCAAGGGAGAGGGCAGGCCCCGTCTCCTCGTTGACGCAGCCCAGACAGCGGGAGTCTTCCCTATAGATGTTCAGGCGTGGGGGATCGATATGCTGGCAGTCCCTGGACACAAGGCCCTGTACGGACCCTCCGGAACAGGGTTTTTGTATCTGGCTCCGGATCTTGTTCTGGACCCGATCTTCGAGGGCGGAACGGGGGGCCAGTCCACCCTCCGTCGTCAGCCTGACCTGCTCCCCGATCGGTATGAGAGCGGAACTCCAAACATCCCCGGTATTGCCGCCCTCGGTGAGGCGGTGAGTTTTATAAGGGAAAAGGGGTTAGAGCAGATCAGGCGTCACGAAACAGCGCTCTTTGATCTCCTCATCAGCGGGTTAAGGGAAATACCGGGAGTCACCCTCTTCGGTCCATGCGATTCCAGGCTGCAGATGGCGGTGGTATCCTTTCGTCTTGAGGGTATGGATCCAGCCGAGGTGGGCAGTTTCCTGGAGGAGGCGATGGGGATCCAGGTGCGGGTTGGTCTTCACTGTTCCCCCATGTCCCACCGGACCATAGGGAGTTTTCCGGAAGGGACGGTGAGGGTCAGCCCCGGTCTCTTCAC
The window above is part of the bacterium genome. Proteins encoded here:
- a CDS encoding phosphate/phosphite/phosphonate ABC transporter substrate-binding protein, with translation MRYEKKLAYLVPFILAIAFVSCKPAAEAPDGKAAVSDVKPLRIGYMICDGIEETRARFEPLTQFLQAASGISFQAVYLNTFEVPEAFERGELDIVHSNSLLYVIMHEKGLEPLAGEKRGSLGYQSAGGIVVRADSSIKTLADLAGKRMVFGPQLAPTGFLSQYELLIDAGVDPELDLEYYAIPWGAYKHEKVVYGVWLGVYDAAAVPLLDLEFMIRDRRIGPEDLRVIARGDPIPYCVFGVSPEVPSERVDKIRSLLFNLLPEDTASLGEEVLSVLGRAQVDGFVPIADSDFDRVREMARKANMPPYQEF
- a CDS encoding aminotransferase class V-fold PLP-dependent enzyme yields the protein MSEPVIYLNNAATSWPKPERVIQKLVWAATELLATPGRGSAGVRSERVIFEAREAVADFVGAGDSSRIIFTCNATAALNLAISGFLAPGDHVVTTSMDHNSVSRPLARMEDDRGISVTRVEGDREGVVTSASVLDALRPETALVILTHASNVTGTIQPVQEVSAGLRSKGEGRPRLLVDAAQTAGVFPIDVQAWGIDMLAVPGHKALYGPSGTGFLYLAPDLVLDPIFEGGTGGQSTLRRQPDLLPDRYESGTPNIPGIAALGEAVSFIREKGLEQIRRHETALFDLLISGLREIPGVTLFGPCDSRLQMAVVSFRLEGMDPAEVGSFLEEAMGIQVRVGLHCSPMSHRTIGSFPEGTVRVSPGLFTTEGDIEALIDGVRKIREVRGA
- a CDS encoding PqqD family peptide modification chaperone; its protein translation is MKKLHRNPDVNWRVESHREAHVREVLEDPLREGEDAEALEVGTVTILAGGVMHQLNLLGGEIWKLCDGTLDRDGLVAHLLELFEVDESTLKEDAETFVDEMIQKGLIDEK
- the yedE gene encoding YedE family putative selenium transporter; this encodes MRKLSFDTVLIIGSGLSLGALGAALALWGNPANSGICVSCFMENLSGSLGLHHNLRMAYLRPELAGFVAGAFLTALLGREMRPRSGAYPVLAFVLGFFLIVGSSVFMGCPIKMMLRLGAGDMTAVGGLLGLAGGVWVGIRYYRAGLDLGVPRQGAGAYQGILVPLLFLLFLGLAAGGFLLSGTTGPAAQRAPFVIALGAGVLIGALAQRSRFCVTGSFSNLFLARDMSLMGGLIVLFLAALAVNVSVGLFRFGVLDQPGSNPDHMWNFLSMGLVGFASVLAGGCPFRQLVLSGEGSADASLAVLGMIVGGGLVHQWGIVSTSAGPTPFGKAAVLLGLAFCFGIVRFYRKA
- a CDS encoding SPASM domain-containing protein; the protein is MHFDLPWRIHWQLGDPVSKDLLESIRGCCPLAVTLEVERIGQLSALDLPWEGTSLVIVYRGWRSPRRDVIAGIAQRWEFPIEGPGDAKYLADASFLGLPPDEAAFRWFPRRGKMQDLISILEIVETAGCGLTLPNRPAGVITSEGSRAFPDIGELSGEVLSELMAFSKVLRTGQVRVHDFILTEALGLEGVEPQGCEAANSMAFIDREGRVYPCETLMVPMGDLNREKLDAVWASPLRDRIRRDVDSIPGFCSACPDLVRCKGGCRGAVYHLMGHYGAPDPLCPTDGLEDMEEHYE
- a CDS encoding GeoRSP system radical SAM/SPASM protein yields the protein MKNSELLSAPLTVNWSLSYQCNFTCSHCYSRELETVLLTPADIRNVVDLLSEKGVVFINFGGGEPLLLDDLYDITAYAVSQGLKVTMNTNGWLLDPTTAARIAHAGFHSVGISIDSPDPKSHDRFRNKEGSYDRAIRGLDNLEKAGVRSTVSCVINQENLHNWQGMIDLCRDHGVRTLYLHNYKCSGMGQVNMGDLDLRPDQWSAFYTEALNVREGLSDLIISFDDPIMASLPGYSHDTAVKGSTCGKLSLHIEPDGGITPCGFIPVTIGNILKDDFDRIWFDSPVLDRMRSKTATGKCSGCDSYEDCLGGCSARAFALTGSFDSPDPHCWVEEE